From Candidatus Zixiibacteriota bacterium:
AGCCACCTCGCCCACCAGGCCGGAATTGTTGCTTTTCGCCAGAAGCTCAAAAGCATAGGCGTGCAAAGCATCGCCCGCCAGAACAGCGATCGCCTCCCCGAATTTTTTATGCAAGGTCGGCTGACCCCGGCGAAGATCATCGTCATCCATACAGGGCAAATCATCATGGATCAATGAATAAGTATGAATATATTCCAGAGCGCAGGCCGGACGGATTACACCTTCTATGTTCTTGCCGGTCATGGTGTAAGTATATACCGCCAGGACCGGTCGCAGACGCTTGCCCCCGGCCATGACACTGTAACGCATGGCCTCATGCAGTACCTGCGGGACCGCGTCGGCAGATGGTAAAAGACGGTCCAGACAGCTGTCAATCTCACGGCGTTTATCGTTAAAATCTTTTTCCCAGTAGGCTTTATCCAGGGCTCGATCCTGATCAGTCGACATCTTCTTCTTCCATAATCTCTGTTTTCAGACTGCCGTCGGCTTCTTCCACCAGTTTGTGAATCTTCTTTTCAGCCCGGGCCAGTTTCCCGGACAATCTTTCCGAAAGGCGGATACCTTCATCGAAGTATTTGAGCGCGTCTTCGAGGTCGGCTTCTCCGCTCTCGAGGCTTTCCACGATTTCTTCCAATCGAGCCAGCCCGGCTTTAAAATCCAGTTCCCTACCGTTTTGTTTGTCTTGCATATCTACCCGCTCAACCTCGTCATACATGACCGGACCTGTCAGATAACTATTAAACCAGCATATTAGGCGCCAGGCGTGTTAATGTCAATCGCTTTCTGAAATCACTTTGCTAACCCGCGCTTTCAGGCTTCCGCGATAGAGCTTGACACTGATTGCCTCTTTTATACCAACCTGATCGCTGTCTCTCAGGATCAAGTTGTCGTCGGATTTTCTGACCACAGCGAAACCGCGCTTGAGGACACCTTCGGGCGAGAGCGCGATCAACCTGTCATGCAGGTTGTTGAGTTCATTTCTGCGTTCACGCAGATAACTTCCGGACTGTTTAAAAAGCTGAAGCCTGAGATCATCGAGTTCCTGCTGACGACGGTAGATGAACTCGAGCGGACGCCTGAAGACCGGACTGCGCCTGAGACCGGACAGTTTCTGGCGGGCCAGTTCGATGTATGCTAAAACAGCGCGTGAGAGCTTTGTCTTGTATTTCCTGAGTCCGAGCTGGAGTTCGACCACATCGGGTACCGCCAGTTCCGCCGCCGCCGAGGGTGTCGGCGCGTGCAGGTCGGCTACGAAATCTGAAATCGTGAAATCCACCTGGTGCCCCACCGCCGAGATAACCGGCAGTTCCGATTCGAAGATCGCCCTGGCCACCACCTCTTCATTGAAGGCCCACAGGTCTTCCAGCGAACCGCCTC
This genomic window contains:
- a CDS encoding exodeoxyribonuclease VII large subunit, whose amino-acid sequence is MAEEVLTVGQLTELIKSELEEKFPAVWVSGEISNYLHHSSGHRYFTLKDSDAQIKCVLWKFTGRYLSFEPENGMKVRIFGDITVYPRGGNYQLRVNRIMPAGIGDLEAEFQRLKKQLYREGLFDEEHKQPLPDFPARIGIVTSPTGAAIRDMINILRRRAPAVEIILAPVHVQGEGASEEIAQAIRRFNRYGQVDLIITGRGGGSLEDLWAFNEEVVARAIFESELPVISAVGHQVDFTISDFVADLHAPTPSAAAELAVPDVVELQLGLRKYKTKLSRAVLAYIELARQKLSGLRRSPVFRRPLEFIYRRQQELDDLRLQLFKQSGSYLRERRNELNNLHDRLIALSPEGVLKRGFAVVRKSDDNLILRDSDQVGIKEAISVKLYRGSLKARVSKVISESD
- the xseB gene encoding exodeoxyribonuclease VII small subunit gives rise to the protein MYDEVERVDMQDKQNGRELDFKAGLARLEEIVESLESGEADLEDALKYFDEGIRLSERLSGKLARAEKKIHKLVEEADGSLKTEIMEEEDVD